A region of Flavobacterium indicum GPTSA100-9 = DSM 17447 DNA encodes the following proteins:
- the aroQ gene encoding type II 3-dehydroquinate dehydratase: MKFLILNGPNLNLLGTRETSIYGNQDFSSFFEELKSNFPQFQLDYFQSNIEGEIINKLHEVGFSFDGIILNAGAYTHTSVAIGDAVKAITTPVVEVHISNTFSRETFRHQSYISPNAKGVIIGFGLDSYTLALKSFL; encoded by the coding sequence ATGAAGTTTTTGATTTTAAATGGTCCTAATTTAAATTTATTAGGTACAAGAGAAACATCAATATATGGAAACCAAGATTTCAGTTCCTTTTTTGAGGAATTGAAATCGAATTTTCCGCAATTTCAATTAGACTATTTTCAATCCAACATAGAAGGAGAAATCATAAATAAACTACATGAAGTTGGTTTTTCTTTTGATGGAATTATCTTAAATGCTGGGGCTTATACCCATACCTCTGTTGCTATAGGAGATGCAGTTAAAGCTATTACTACTCCAGTGGTAGAAGTGCATATCTCCAATACTTTTTCTAGAGAAACATTTAGACATCAATCTTATATATCACCAAATGCAAAAGGGGTTATTATTGGGTTTGGCTTAGATAGTTATACTTTAGCGCTTAAAAGTTTTTTATAA
- a CDS encoding M28 family metallopeptidase, which translates to MKKVVLLFVVGSFLVSCSATKTKQTAKKTADVSKYVNSISETNLSKNLYVIASDEMEGRNTGEPGQKKAGQYIIDRYKELGILNPPGSVDYYQKVPSEFMKKGFAPKLNDSENIWAFIPGAEKPEEIVVISAHYDHIGMKNGEVYNGADDDGSGTVAVMEIAKAFQQAKKEGFPPKRSILFLHVTGEEHGLHGSRYYSENPLFPLSNTVVDINIDMIGRRDSINGHKENGKYVYVIGSDRLSSELHTINEEMNQKYVGLNLDYKYNDRKDPERIYFRSDHYNFAKKGVPAIFYFNGTHEDYHGANDTPDKIEYDLLAMRTKLAFSVAWEIANRENKIVVDKDGK; encoded by the coding sequence ATGAAAAAAGTAGTACTCTTGTTTGTAGTGGGTTCTTTTTTAGTGAGTTGTTCTGCTACTAAAACTAAACAAACTGCAAAAAAAACAGCCGATGTTTCAAAATATGTGAACAGCATCAGTGAAACTAATTTATCTAAAAATTTATATGTTATTGCTTCTGATGAAATGGAGGGTAGAAATACCGGTGAACCAGGTCAAAAAAAAGCGGGGCAATATATAATTGACCGATACAAAGAATTAGGTATTTTAAATCCTCCAGGTTCAGTTGATTATTACCAAAAAGTACCTTCTGAATTTATGAAAAAAGGCTTTGCTCCTAAATTAAATGATTCTGAAAATATATGGGCTTTTATTCCTGGGGCTGAAAAGCCAGAAGAAATTGTGGTTATCTCTGCACACTATGATCATATTGGTATGAAAAATGGGGAGGTTTACAACGGCGCTGATGATGATGGATCGGGTACAGTTGCTGTAATGGAAATTGCGAAAGCTTTCCAACAAGCAAAAAAAGAAGGATTTCCTCCAAAAAGATCGATTTTGTTTTTACATGTAACAGGGGAGGAGCATGGTTTACACGGTTCTAGATATTATTCTGAAAATCCATTATTCCCATTGTCAAATACCGTAGTTGATATTAATATTGACATGATTGGTAGAAGAGATTCTATCAATGGTCACAAAGAAAATGGTAAATATGTATATGTAATAGGTTCTGATCGTTTAAGTTCAGAATTACATACTATTAACGAAGAGATGAACCAAAAATATGTAGGTTTAAATCTGGATTATAAATACAACGACAGAAAAGATCCAGAGCGTATTTATTTCCGTTCAGACCATTATAATTTTGCTAAAAAAGGAGTTCCTGCTATTTTCTATTTTAATGGAACACATGAAGATTACCACGGTGCTAATGATACACCTGATAAAATTGAATACGATTTATTAGCTATGCGTACCAAATTGGCTTTTTCTGTAGCATGGGAGATTGCAAATAGAGAAAATAAAATTGTTGTCGATAAAGACGGTAAATAA
- a CDS encoding glutaminyl-peptide cyclotransferase produces the protein MKKYKILAITILTAITWNCKEQKDLFSIDSNGLKQVYKPNESINLSILNENDVPIDSVVYFSNESKLGTAVKNAKTTFKLDQLPFGTQDIKALVYYEGKNVECFTSFEIVSNITPKILEYTILNTYNHDLEAYTQGLEFHNGVLYEGTGQRGESTLRKTDYKTGNVSKKIGLEPQYFGEGITFFNGKIYQLTWQEKVGFIYNAETLEKEKTFDYFKDIEGWGLTHNDKYLIMSDGSNTIYFLDPNTQKLVKSINVYTDTSKIEQLNELEWIDGKIWANVYQKDAIAIINPENGAVEAVLNLAELKSKVKQHPEVDVLNGIAYNPATKTIFVTGKNWDKMFEIKIK, from the coding sequence ATGAAAAAATATAAAATTCTAGCAATCACAATCTTAACTGCAATTACTTGGAATTGTAAAGAACAAAAAGATTTATTTTCTATCGATTCAAATGGATTAAAACAAGTATACAAACCCAATGAAAGCATCAATTTAAGTATTTTAAACGAGAATGATGTGCCAATTGACTCTGTTGTATATTTTTCTAACGAATCCAAATTAGGTACTGCAGTAAAAAACGCAAAAACGACTTTTAAACTAGACCAATTACCTTTTGGCACCCAAGATATCAAAGCTTTAGTGTATTATGAAGGTAAAAATGTAGAATGTTTTACATCTTTTGAAATTGTTTCGAATATCACTCCTAAAATTCTTGAATATACCATTTTAAACACCTACAACCACGACTTAGAAGCCTATACACAAGGTTTGGAATTTCACAATGGTGTATTGTATGAAGGTACAGGACAAAGAGGCGAATCAACCCTTAGAAAAACAGATTACAAAACGGGCAATGTGAGTAAAAAAATAGGGCTTGAACCACAATATTTTGGTGAAGGAATTACTTTTTTCAATGGAAAAATTTACCAATTAACTTGGCAAGAAAAAGTTGGTTTTATCTACAATGCTGAAACATTGGAAAAAGAAAAAACTTTTGATTATTTTAAAGACATTGAAGGTTGGGGATTAACGCATAATGACAAGTATTTAATAATGAGTGATGGCTCTAATACCATCTACTTTTTAGACCCCAATACACAAAAATTAGTCAAATCGATTAACGTGTATACCGATACTTCAAAAATTGAACAATTAAATGAATTGGAATGGATTGACGGAAAAATTTGGGCAAATGTATACCAAAAAGACGCTATAGCTATAATCAATCCGGAGAATGGAGCTGTAGAAGCCGTTTTAAATTTAGCCGAATTAAAATCAAAAGTTAAACAACACCCAGAAGTAGATGTTTTAAATGGTATCGCTTATAATCCGGCAACAAAAACAATATTTGTAACCGGTAAAAATTGGGACAAAATGTTTGAAATTAAAATTAAATAA